In Actinomycetes bacterium, one DNA window encodes the following:
- a CDS encoding sulfurtransferase TusA family protein — translation MTTPEVVDCLGLACPLPLVLLAKAVAGVEVGAQVVLLSDDPGALVDVPVWCRLKDQEFLGREDRPEGGWTFRVRRSK, via the coding sequence ATGACCACGCCGGAGGTGGTGGACTGCCTGGGGCTGGCCTGCCCGCTGCCGCTGGTCCTGCTGGCCAAGGCGGTGGCCGGGGTCGAGGTCGGCGCCCAGGTCGTGCTGCTCAGCGACGACCCGGGCGCGCTCGTCGACGTCCCCGTGTGGTGCCGGCTGAAGGACCAGGAGTTCCTCGGCCGCGAGGACCGTCCCGAAGGCGGCTGGACGTTCCGCGTCCGCCGCAGCAAGTAG
- a CDS encoding iron-sulfur cluster assembly accessory protein has translation MSEVTESATSVVNLTQDAATKVRDLLAREGRYDLALRVAVEPGGCSGLRYALFFDDRSLDGDVRGEVNGVQVVTDRMSAPYLSGASIDYLDTLEKSGFTIDNPNAQGSCACGESFH, from the coding sequence ATGTCCGAGGTCACCGAGTCGGCGACGTCGGTCGTGAACCTGACCCAGGATGCGGCCACCAAGGTCCGCGACCTGCTCGCCCGGGAGGGTCGCTACGACCTGGCGTTGCGGGTCGCGGTCGAGCCCGGTGGCTGCTCCGGCCTGCGCTACGCGCTGTTCTTCGACGACCGCTCGCTCGACGGCGACGTCCGCGGTGAGGTCAACGGCGTGCAGGTGGTCACCGACCGCATGAGCGCCCCCTACCTCTCCGGCGCGTCCATCGACTACCTGGACACGCTCGAGAAGTCGGGCTTCACCATCGACAACCCCAACGCCCAAGGCTCCTGCGCCTGCGGCGAAAGCTTCCACTAG
- a CDS encoding YbaK/EbsC family protein, whose protein sequence is MTRERVETVTEGRVETVTNALPRAATAVVEAGRGLGLAMDVREFPEGTRTAADAASAIGCSVDQIVKSLVFVADNTPVVVLTSGANQVDVVKVAKETGTVTVRKADAGEVRAATGYAIGGTPPFGHARQLDVLVDPHLGRFDTVWAAAGTPRHVFPVPAGELARVTGGRLADVTLDPTGPDAG, encoded by the coding sequence GTGACCAGAGAGAGGGTCGAGACCGTGACCGAAGGGAGGGTCGAGACCGTGACCAACGCCCTGCCAAGAGCAGCCACGGCCGTCGTCGAGGCCGGCCGGGGCCTCGGCCTGGCCATGGACGTGCGTGAGTTCCCCGAGGGCACCCGGACCGCCGCCGACGCGGCCAGCGCCATCGGCTGCTCGGTCGACCAGATCGTGAAGTCACTGGTGTTCGTGGCCGACAACACCCCCGTGGTGGTGCTCACCAGCGGCGCCAACCAGGTGGACGTCGTCAAGGTGGCCAAGGAGACCGGCACGGTGACGGTACGCAAGGCCGACGCCGGAGAGGTGCGGGCCGCGACCGGGTACGCGATCGGCGGCACCCCGCCGTTCGGGCACGCGCGCCAGCTCGACGTGCTGGTCGACCCCCATCTCGGGCGGTTCGACACGGTCTGGGCGGCGGCGGGCACCCCGCGCCACGTCTTCCCGGTCCCGGCCGGAGAGCTGGCCAGGGTGACCGGCGGCCGGTTGGCCGACGTCACCTTGGACCCGACCGGCCCGGACGCGGGCTGA